Proteins from a single region of Chryseobacterium sp. T16E-39:
- a CDS encoding RimK family alpha-L-glutamate ligase, whose amino-acid sequence MAKKVGILFGMEDTFPWAFIDKVNELGNGEIIAEPVHIDKLEQGVDYGYAVIIDRISHDVPFYRAYLKNAALNGTYVINNPFWWSADEKFFNNALMSKLGIPLPKTVLLPSHERPTNTSETSFRNLKFPHDWEYIFDYVGFPAYMKPHDGGGWRNVYRVENPEDLWNKLSETEQLVMMVQEEIIFDDYYRVYCLGKKYVHIMPYEPRNEPHLRYATNHQTDGEELEKLLKTIHDYTITMNEALGYDFNTVEFAVRDGIPYAIDFCNPAPDADRNSVGEENFAWIVEHAAKFSIEKAKEYIPGKPNISWGSFVKDSVR is encoded by the coding sequence ATGGCAAAAAAAGTGGGAATCCTATTTGGCATGGAAGACACCTTTCCCTGGGCATTTATTGATAAAGTAAATGAACTAGGAAATGGAGAGATTATAGCAGAACCCGTACATATAGATAAGCTGGAGCAGGGTGTTGATTATGGTTATGCTGTTATTATAGACAGAATTTCTCATGATGTCCCTTTTTACAGAGCCTATCTTAAAAATGCAGCACTCAACGGAACCTATGTGATCAATAACCCTTTCTGGTGGAGTGCCGATGAAAAATTTTTCAACAATGCGCTGATGTCAAAACTTGGAATACCTTTACCAAAGACCGTGTTACTGCCATCACATGAAAGGCCAACCAATACTTCGGAAACCTCATTCAGAAATTTAAAATTCCCACATGACTGGGAATACATATTCGATTATGTAGGTTTCCCAGCTTATATGAAACCTCATGACGGTGGTGGATGGAGAAATGTTTACCGGGTAGAAAATCCAGAGGATCTATGGAATAAACTGAGCGAAACAGAACAGCTGGTGATGATGGTTCAGGAAGAGATTATTTTCGATGATTACTACAGGGTATATTGTTTAGGGAAGAAATACGTTCATATTATGCCATATGAGCCTAGAAATGAACCTCATTTAAGATATGCAACCAATCATCAGACCGATGGTGAAGAATTGGAAAAGTTGTTAAAAACCATTCATGACTATACAATTACAATGAACGAGGCATTAGGATACGATTTTAATACCGTAGAATTTGCCGTTAGAGATGGAATCCCTTATGCAATTGATTTCTGTAATCCAGCTCCGGATGCAGACAGAAATTCGGTGGGAGAAGAAAACTTTGCCTGGATTGTAGAACATGCAGCCAAATTTTCAATTGAGAAGGCTAAAGAATATATTCCAGGAAAACCAAATATTTCCTGGGGAAGTTTTGTAAAAGATTCAGTACGATAA
- a CDS encoding M17 family metallopeptidase: MKLINKKNKNYTQTFQLFTEEEWTKTNKNFNKNISIFFTGKKYEVFINTTEENVTYFIGLGKSSLKNFEIQQVAIKFAQTYKNSIKTVQSLVIGDFINQQQFEEFVKGLLIGTYHYPFDKNHPFWNPAFEIHFENLNQKKLDIISQKAAALVNGQTACQEWLNKPANLKKPDVLSLYLKNLAKKYQLKYTAFNRKKCEELGLGAYLSVNQGSAYDAAFTILEYKTTAKNAKTIGLIGKCVVFDTGGISLKDHQNMHYMKSDMGGATAVIGALIYASEMQLPVNLVVILPITDNAISENAFLPSDVITAYNGKTIEVLNTDAEGRMILADSLSYLAKNYKTDLLIDLATLTGSSVRMFGDTCGALFSNDEDLKNLLLMTGDKTNQRLWNLPLWDIWQDDIRSDVADLKNISMKPIGDCIVAAKFLEQFIENHPKWAHLDIAGVAFGNVGYAKEKAATGFGVQLLADLIENYH; encoded by the coding sequence ATGAAATTAATCAACAAAAAAAATAAAAACTATACCCAGACATTCCAATTATTTACAGAGGAGGAATGGACAAAAACAAATAAAAACTTCAATAAAAACATTTCAATTTTTTTCACAGGAAAGAAGTATGAAGTTTTCATAAATACTACAGAGGAAAACGTTACTTATTTCATTGGTCTTGGAAAATCTTCCCTTAAAAATTTTGAGATCCAGCAGGTCGCTATAAAGTTTGCCCAAACTTATAAGAATAGTATTAAAACTGTACAGTCTTTGGTCATAGGCGACTTTATCAATCAACAACAATTTGAAGAGTTTGTAAAAGGCCTCCTGATCGGAACATACCATTATCCTTTTGACAAAAACCATCCGTTTTGGAATCCTGCATTTGAAATTCATTTTGAAAATTTAAACCAGAAAAAGCTTGATATTATCAGTCAAAAGGCAGCAGCACTCGTTAATGGACAGACAGCTTGCCAGGAGTGGCTAAATAAACCAGCCAATCTTAAAAAACCTGATGTTTTAAGTCTGTACCTTAAAAATCTGGCAAAGAAATACCAACTAAAATATACCGCATTCAACAGGAAAAAGTGCGAAGAACTGGGACTTGGAGCCTACCTATCCGTTAACCAGGGGAGCGCTTATGATGCTGCTTTCACAATTTTAGAATATAAAACAACAGCTAAAAATGCCAAAACTATTGGTCTGATAGGAAAATGTGTGGTTTTTGACACAGGAGGTATATCATTAAAAGATCATCAGAATATGCATTATATGAAGTCTGATATGGGAGGTGCAACTGCTGTAATAGGAGCTTTGATCTATGCATCGGAAATGCAGCTTCCAGTGAATCTTGTTGTCATCTTACCCATCACCGATAATGCCATTTCTGAAAATGCTTTTCTCCCTAGTGATGTCATTACAGCTTATAACGGAAAAACGATAGAAGTTTTAAATACTGACGCGGAAGGAAGAATGATCTTAGCCGATTCCCTCTCTTATCTTGCTAAAAACTATAAAACAGACCTTCTGATCGATCTCGCTACCTTAACGGGAAGTTCAGTAAGAATGTTTGGAGATACCTGCGGTGCTTTATTTTCTAATGATGAAGACTTAAAGAATCTCTTGTTAATGACGGGTGATAAAACTAATCAAAGGTTATGGAATCTGCCTTTATGGGATATTTGGCAGGATGACATCCGGTCAGATGTGGCAGATCTCAAAAACATTTCTATGAAACCTATTGGAGATTGCATTGTTGCAGCTAAGTTCCTGGAACAGTTCATAGAGAACCATCCGAAATGGGCTCACTTGGATATAGCAGGTGTTGCCTTCGGAAATGTAGGATATGCGAAGGAAAAAGCAGCAACAGGCTTTGGAGTACAATTACTGGCCGATTTAATCGAAAATTATCATTAA
- a CDS encoding glycogen synthase translates to MIVYHLSTECYPIAKVGGLADVVGALPKYQNKIKGVNAKVVMPWYNKAFVHDHEFDVVFDGFIHQGGTMLQVVVMKEKTDVLGFELYMVKIPGLLDRDNPYGYQDESFQFLAFQHGVLHWLSAMEIRPDILHCHDYHTGLVPFMIENCPEFKFLKGVKTIGTIHNGEYQGIMNWSMAHYMPTFDNYKWGLLDWNGFINPLACMIKCSSAFTTVSEGYLEELFISFRGLESLVREEFGKAYGIINGIDTEVWNPETDPMLDYNFSIKNAVEQKKKSKDKLCKEYGLKPELPLFAFIGRFATEKGADLLPDVVWRSIRQSYGGLNMIILGSGNKYIENKLKEYEHQYSNFALDLGYKEYLSHKIYASADFLLMPSRVEPCGLNQMYSMRYGTVPIVRYTGGLKDTVEDISTGGAGLNFAYPGVDDVIHAMNRGIAIYNQKGAMDSLIASNMQFDFSWEKSAEKYIALYNK, encoded by the coding sequence ATGATTGTATATCATCTCAGCACGGAATGTTATCCGATAGCAAAAGTGGGCGGTTTAGCAGATGTTGTAGGAGCTTTACCTAAATATCAGAATAAAATAAAAGGTGTAAATGCAAAGGTTGTAATGCCCTGGTACAATAAAGCATTTGTACATGATCATGAATTTGATGTTGTTTTTGATGGTTTTATTCATCAGGGAGGTACAATGCTTCAGGTAGTGGTAATGAAAGAGAAAACCGATGTTCTGGGGTTTGAATTGTATATGGTGAAAATACCGGGACTTCTGGACCGGGATAACCCTTACGGATATCAGGATGAAAGTTTTCAGTTTTTAGCATTTCAACATGGTGTTTTACATTGGTTAAGCGCAATGGAAATTCGTCCCGACATTCTACATTGTCATGATTATCATACAGGATTAGTTCCTTTTATGATTGAAAACTGTCCGGAATTTAAATTCTTGAAAGGGGTAAAAACAATTGGAACAATTCACAATGGTGAGTATCAGGGAATAATGAATTGGAGTATGGCACATTATATGCCTACGTTTGATAACTATAAATGGGGACTTTTGGATTGGAATGGATTCATTAATCCTTTAGCCTGTATGATCAAATGTTCAAGTGCGTTTACTACTGTTTCGGAAGGATATCTGGAAGAACTATTCATAAGCTTCCGTGGACTTGAAAGTCTGGTCCGTGAAGAGTTCGGAAAAGCATATGGGATCATCAACGGCATTGATACGGAGGTTTGGAATCCAGAGACAGACCCTATGTTAGATTATAATTTTAGCATTAAAAATGCAGTTGAACAGAAAAAAAAGAGCAAAGACAAACTCTGCAAAGAATACGGGTTAAAGCCTGAACTTCCTTTATTTGCCTTTATCGGAAGGTTTGCAACCGAAAAAGGCGCAGATCTGTTGCCTGATGTTGTTTGGAGAAGTATAAGACAAAGTTATGGCGGTTTGAATATGATCATTCTGGGTTCCGGAAATAAGTATATAGAAAATAAATTAAAGGAATATGAACATCAGTATAGTAATTTCGCTTTAGATCTTGGATATAAAGAGTATCTGTCCCATAAAATATATGCGTCTGCAGATTTCTTATTAATGCCTTCAAGAGTGGAGCCTTGTGGATTGAATCAAATGTACTCAATGAGGTATGGGACTGTTCCAATTGTAAGGTATACTGGTGGATTAAAAGATACGGTAGAAGATATCTCAACGGGGGGTGCAGGATTGAATTTTGCTTATCCCGGAGTTGATGATGTTATACATGCTATGAATAGAGGAATTGCTATTTATAATCAAAAAGGCGCAATGGACAGTCTTATCGCGTCAAACATGCAGTTTGATTTTTCATGGGAGAAATCAGCGGAGAAATATATAGCATTATATAACAAGTAG
- a CDS encoding alpha/beta hydrolase-fold protein: MMKFKLYTDESDDRTVYITGNFNNWNPKDSNYKLNPIDASNYEIDIPDEILPPAIEYKFTKGGWENVELDQYGNITPNRKIEKSAGATSDTVKKWRLNWGPFKDEFFPIVEIISEEFYIPQLDRYRKVWALLPYDYYISNKSYPVLYLQDAQNLFNEGSEYGNWEIDKKLSILAEYGRGDVIVIAIEHGSQERIKEYIFDNDNVAHGSEGKKYIRFITDTLKPFVDENYRTKKDRENTGIGGSSLGALISIYSGFLYPEVYSKLLIFSPSLWVEPNNNFPLMNFRVPFKTKIYLYGGGQEGSKMVKRIHIFEEYLRKWEQKNLFDFEFKTNINPEGTHSEFYWSQEFPRAIEWLFYDNIENPVEVTPQQKSIKQ; this comes from the coding sequence ATGATGAAGTTTAAGCTTTACACTGACGAAAGTGATGACAGAACTGTCTATATAACAGGAAACTTTAATAATTGGAACCCTAAAGACAGTAATTACAAGCTTAATCCAATAGACGCCAGCAATTACGAAATTGATATCCCTGACGAGATCTTACCTCCCGCTATAGAGTATAAATTTACCAAAGGAGGCTGGGAAAACGTAGAACTTGATCAATATGGAAACATAACTCCCAACAGAAAAATAGAAAAATCAGCGGGCGCAACTTCTGACACAGTAAAAAAATGGAGGCTTAACTGGGGTCCTTTTAAAGATGAGTTTTTCCCGATCGTAGAAATTATATCTGAAGAATTTTACATCCCGCAGCTTGACCGATACCGTAAAGTATGGGCACTCCTTCCTTACGATTATTATATTTCAAACAAAAGTTATCCTGTCCTGTATCTTCAGGACGCTCAAAACCTGTTCAATGAAGGGAGTGAATATGGCAATTGGGAAATAGATAAAAAGCTATCTATCCTTGCCGAGTACGGTCGTGGTGATGTAATCGTAATCGCCATTGAACATGGAAGTCAGGAAAGAATAAAAGAATACATTTTCGATAATGATAATGTTGCCCACGGTTCAGAAGGCAAAAAATACATCCGTTTTATCACAGACACTCTGAAACCTTTCGTTGATGAAAATTACCGTACAAAAAAGGACCGAGAAAATACCGGGATTGGAGGGAGCTCTTTAGGAGCTCTGATCAGTATATACAGTGGGTTTCTCTATCCTGAAGTCTATTCAAAATTACTGATCTTCTCCCCGTCGCTATGGGTAGAACCCAATAATAATTTCCCCTTAATGAATTTCAGGGTGCCTTTTAAAACAAAAATCTATTTATATGGAGGTGGACAGGAGGGATCCAAAATGGTAAAGAGGATTCATATTTTTGAAGAATATCTAAGAAAATGGGAACAGAAGAATCTTTTTGATTTTGAATTTAAAACCAATATTAACCCAGAAGGGACCCATAGTGAATTCTATTGGTCTCAGGAATTTCCAAGAGCTATAGAATGGTTATTCTATGACAATATAGAAAACCCAGTAGAAGTTACTCCTCAACAAAAAAGTATCAAACAATAA
- a CDS encoding type 1 glutamine amidotransferase encodes MKDIRIALLDMNNNHVNQGFRNIKEISETFKQNSEENVSITVFDVRYKDEIPNIEEFDIFISSGGPGNPHREGFEWETRYADFLDSVYAHNKHKEDKKYVFLICHSFQLASIHWNLGNICPRKSYSFGVMPIHKTEDGENEFLFKNLLNPFYGVDSRAYQFIEPDHDRFEELGMKIVAIEKFRPHINLERAIMAIRFSEEIFGTQFHPEADPASMIENLKDEKNKAAMIENFGMEKYLETLDRIDDEDKIVLTRAQILPTFLQHAKKNILKRVDALA; translated from the coding sequence ATGAAAGATATTAGAATCGCATTGCTGGACATGAATAACAACCATGTGAATCAAGGATTTAGAAATATTAAAGAAATCTCTGAAACCTTTAAGCAAAATTCTGAGGAAAATGTTAGTATAACGGTATTCGACGTAAGATACAAGGATGAAATCCCAAATATTGAAGAATTTGATATTTTCATTTCGTCCGGAGGTCCGGGAAACCCACACCGGGAAGGATTTGAATGGGAAACAAGATATGCAGACTTTTTGGATTCTGTATATGCTCATAACAAACATAAAGAAGACAAAAAATATGTATTTCTGATTTGTCACTCTTTTCAATTGGCTAGTATTCACTGGAATCTGGGAAATATCTGTCCAAGAAAATCCTATTCTTTCGGAGTGATGCCTATTCATAAAACGGAAGATGGTGAAAATGAATTTTTATTCAAAAATCTTTTAAATCCTTTTTACGGAGTAGATTCAAGAGCTTACCAGTTTATTGAACCTGATCATGACCGTTTTGAAGAATTGGGAATGAAAATCGTAGCTATCGAAAAATTCCGTCCACATATTAATCTTGAAAGAGCCATAATGGCGATCCGTTTTTCAGAAGAGATATTTGGAACCCAGTTTCATCCTGAGGCAGATCCTGCAAGTATGATTGAAAATTTAAAGGATGAGAAAAACAAGGCGGCTATGATTGAAAACTTTGGAATGGAGAAATACCTTGAAACATTAGACAGAATTGATGATGAGGATAAAATTGTTTTGACAAGGGCACAAATTCTGCCAACATTTTTGCAACATGCAAAAAAGAACATATTAAAAAGAGTGGACGCTCTAGCTTAA
- the glgB gene encoding 1,4-alpha-glucan branching protein GlgB has translation MNSVKTYTLFTDHDVYLFKEGKHYKLYDKFGAHSVEKDGVQGVYFSVWAPNAKKVSVIGNFNNWNHKEHILYPRWDGSGVWEGFIAGLTWGTLYKYAIETAYGDLLEKSDPYALSWEQNIQAASLISTTWYEWQDKEWMDNRWKVNRLEAPVSVYEMHLGSWVREEATPDQFLNYRDIAKKLVPYIKEMGFTHVEFMPVMEFPYDPSWGYQITGFYAATSRFGSPQDLMFLIDELHKNGIGVILDWVPSHFPGDANGLHRFDGSFLYEHEDPRKGFHPDWKSYIFNYGRNEVKSFLISNAMFWLERYHVDGLRVDAVTSMLHLDYSRNEGEWEPNEYGGNVNLEAKQFLQEFNTAVYKEFGDTIITIAEESSDFPLLTKPVHDGGVGFGMKWMMGWMHDTLDYFKLDPIHRKNNHHKLTFASMYMYNENYMMPLSHDEVVHGKASLIYKMPGDEWQKFANLRTLYVYMYTHPGAKLLFMGDEFGQTSEWNFKKSLDWHLLQYPVHKGLQTLIKDLNHIYRYESAFYENQFNPKGFEWVEADDQDNSVYVYIRKGKRRDDVFMVVLNLTPRVLEYKIGVNEATHWEVIFNSDDKRYSGGGIDPEIIKEEPKEWMNRPRSITLKLPPLSGLILKQKKDKKYKLHRIKLHKK, from the coding sequence ATGAACTCTGTTAAAACCTATACTCTTTTTACGGATCATGATGTTTATCTTTTCAAAGAGGGTAAGCATTATAAGCTCTACGATAAGTTTGGGGCACATTCAGTAGAAAAAGATGGGGTTCAGGGAGTTTATTTTTCTGTTTGGGCGCCCAATGCAAAAAAAGTTTCTGTGATCGGGAATTTTAATAACTGGAATCATAAGGAACATATTTTGTATCCCCGTTGGGATGGATCTGGAGTTTGGGAAGGATTTATTGCCGGGCTTACCTGGGGAACTTTATATAAATATGCCATAGAAACTGCTTATGGAGATCTTTTGGAAAAAAGCGATCCTTATGCATTAAGTTGGGAGCAAAATATACAGGCCGCCTCGTTAATCTCTACCACATGGTATGAATGGCAGGATAAAGAATGGATGGATAACCGGTGGAAAGTAAATCGCCTGGAAGCGCCGGTTTCTGTTTATGAAATGCATCTCGGATCATGGGTAAGAGAAGAAGCTACTCCAGATCAATTTTTAAATTACCGGGATATCGCAAAAAAACTAGTGCCTTATATTAAAGAGATGGGTTTTACCCATGTTGAATTTATGCCGGTTATGGAATTTCCATATGATCCTAGTTGGGGATATCAGATTACAGGTTTTTATGCTGCAACTTCCCGGTTTGGATCTCCTCAGGATTTAATGTTCCTTATTGATGAACTTCATAAGAATGGCATTGGTGTTATTTTAGATTGGGTTCCTTCTCATTTTCCAGGCGATGCTAATGGTTTACATCGTTTTGATGGGTCTTTTTTATATGAACATGAAGATCCCAGAAAAGGATTTCACCCTGATTGGAAGTCTTATATTTTTAATTATGGGAGAAATGAAGTGAAATCATTTTTGATATCAAATGCGATGTTTTGGTTGGAAAGATACCATGTAGATGGACTGCGTGTGGATGCAGTAACCTCTATGCTTCACCTCGATTACTCACGTAACGAAGGTGAATGGGAACCTAATGAATATGGCGGAAATGTGAATCTTGAAGCGAAACAGTTTCTACAGGAATTTAATACGGCTGTATATAAAGAATTTGGTGATACGATCATTACTATTGCTGAGGAAAGTTCAGATTTTCCCTTGCTTACAAAACCAGTACATGATGGAGGAGTGGGATTTGGAATGAAGTGGATGATGGGATGGATGCATGATACCCTGGATTACTTTAAACTGGATCCGATTCACCGGAAAAATAATCATCACAAACTGACTTTTGCTTCCATGTACATGTATAATGAAAATTATATGATGCCCCTTTCTCATGATGAGGTTGTACACGGAAAAGCAAGTCTGATTTATAAAATGCCTGGTGACGAGTGGCAAAAATTTGCCAATCTTCGAACACTGTATGTATATATGTATACTCATCCGGGAGCTAAACTTCTTTTTATGGGTGATGAGTTTGGGCAAACCAGTGAATGGAATTTTAAGAAAAGTCTGGATTGGCACTTATTACAATATCCCGTGCATAAAGGTTTGCAAACTTTAATAAAAGACCTGAATCATATTTATAGATATGAATCTGCTTTTTATGAAAACCAATTTAATCCCAAAGGTTTTGAATGGGTGGAAGCAGATGATCAGGATAATTCTGTTTATGTGTATATAAGAAAAGGAAAAAGGAGAGATGATGTCTTTATGGTGGTTCTTAATCTTACACCCCGGGTTTTAGAATATAAAATAGGAGTCAATGAAGCAACTCATTGGGAGGTTATTTTTAATTCTGATGATAAAAGATATAGTGGAGGAGGAATAGATCCCGAAATTATAAAAGAGGAACCTAAAGAATGGATGAACAGACCCAGATCAATTACTTTAAAATTACCTCCATTGTCGGGATTGATTTTAAAACAGAAAAAAGATAAAAAGTATAAATTACATAGAATTAAATTACATAAAAAGTAA
- a CDS encoding alpha/beta hydrolase-fold protein, which produces MPHIEHTDYYSNILGMSIKVEVTGHYGYPIIMFPTSQGLYTQNHDFHLNGSINWFVEQGKVKLYNLQTIDSWSFYDDAISPQQRIKNYERYVQFLIQEFVPYIQKLHKLHRVAIAGASFGGYHAANFAFRFPDVISHLFCLSGAFTIRNFMDGYSDDLVYYNCPREFIKNDEAWKYKHMHIVLSTSDQDICKDKNIEMAGILESKGIDYWYDERKWINHDWVLWRMVFPTFISSFFS; this is translated from the coding sequence ATGCCACATATTGAACATACTGATTATTACTCAAATATATTAGGAATGAGTATTAAGGTGGAAGTAACCGGGCATTACGGCTACCCTATTATCATGTTTCCCACTTCTCAGGGATTGTATACCCAGAACCATGATTTTCATCTTAATGGAAGTATCAATTGGTTTGTGGAACAGGGAAAAGTAAAACTTTATAACCTTCAGACAATCGACAGCTGGAGTTTTTATGATGATGCTATTTCTCCCCAACAAAGAATAAAAAACTATGAAAGGTATGTACAATTCCTTATTCAGGAGTTTGTTCCCTATATTCAGAAATTGCATAAATTACATCGGGTTGCTATAGCAGGAGCCAGTTTTGGAGGCTATCATGCGGCTAATTTTGCATTCCGGTTTCCGGATGTAATATCACATTTATTCTGCCTTTCAGGCGCATTTACCATTCGAAATTTTATGGATGGATATTCAGATGACCTGGTATATTATAACTGCCCCAGAGAGTTTATAAAAAATGATGAAGCCTGGAAATATAAACATATGCATATTGTTCTAAGCACTTCCGATCAGGATATCTGTAAAGATAAAAATATTGAAATGGCCGGGATCCTTGAATCAAAAGGAATAGATTACTGGTACGACGAGAGAAAGTGGATCAACCACGACTGGGTACTTTGGAGAATGGTATTTCCTACATTTATCAGCTCATTTTTCTCCTGA
- a CDS encoding acetyl-CoA carboxylase biotin carboxylase subunit family protein, producing the protein MEEKTIVCISCYYKGYDFMDEMKMLGNKIILITSENIKEKNWPWHAIDEVYYMPELKPSVWNLEHLVQGFSHLMQTRKIDAVVALDDYDVEKAALIRETFRIPGMGQTTHRYFRDKLAMRQKAKESGINVPEFTAVFNNDEINTFIENVPAPWVLKPRSEASASGIKKITSREQLWEALDQLGEERHLFLLESFKPGDVYHVDSLTFNGQVVFTSASQYLAPPMQVSHEGGVFRTKTLSRQSDEYKALDEVNAKLLSRFGLLNGATHTEFIRSKENGQWYFLETSSRVGGAHIPDLVEASSSINIWREWAKIEDALLRSKNYVVAKPTEYHSGLIIALIKDQQPDYSAFECEEIVKYLPIDYHVGIVYKSSSADTIQKRLDTAADKINTGLLNILPPKGKSTS; encoded by the coding sequence ATGGAGGAGAAAACTATAGTATGTATTTCGTGCTATTACAAGGGCTATGATTTCATGGACGAAATGAAGATGCTCGGTAATAAAATAATCCTGATTACATCCGAAAACATCAAAGAAAAGAATTGGCCGTGGCATGCGATCGACGAAGTGTATTATATGCCTGAGTTAAAGCCCTCCGTCTGGAATCTGGAACATCTGGTTCAGGGATTCTCACATCTGATGCAGACCCGAAAAATTGATGCCGTAGTTGCACTTGACGATTATGATGTAGAAAAAGCGGCATTGATCAGGGAGACTTTTCGTATTCCCGGAATGGGGCAAACCACCCATCGGTATTTTAGAGATAAACTTGCCATGAGGCAAAAAGCAAAGGAATCGGGGATCAATGTTCCTGAATTTACCGCAGTCTTTAACAATGATGAAATCAATACATTTATTGAAAATGTTCCAGCTCCATGGGTTTTAAAACCCCGATCAGAAGCGTCTGCCTCGGGAATAAAAAAAATTACATCAAGGGAACAGCTCTGGGAAGCATTGGATCAATTGGGAGAAGAGCGACACTTATTTTTATTGGAAAGCTTTAAACCCGGAGATGTATATCATGTAGACAGTCTAACATTTAATGGGCAGGTTGTATTTACTTCAGCTTCTCAATATCTTGCCCCACCTATGCAGGTTTCACATGAGGGTGGTGTTTTCAGAACAAAAACCCTAAGCAGACAATCTGACGAATACAAAGCCCTTGATGAGGTAAACGCAAAGCTCCTCTCAAGATTCGGATTGCTGAATGGAGCTACTCATACAGAATTTATAAGAAGTAAAGAAAACGGGCAATGGTATTTCCTTGAAACCTCTTCAAGAGTGGGCGGAGCCCATATCCCTGATTTGGTTGAGGCATCCAGCAGCATCAATATCTGGAGAGAATGGGCAAAAATTGAAGATGCCCTTTTAAGGTCAAAAAATTATGTCGTGGCAAAGCCTACAGAATACCATTCCGGATTGATCATTGCGCTAATTAAAGACCAACAGCCCGATTACAGTGCATTTGAATGTGAAGAAATCGTTAAGTACCTCCCGATAGATTACCACGTTGGGATTGTCTATAAATCCAGCAGTGCCGATACCATACAAAAGAGATTAGATACTGCTGCAGATAAGATTAACACAGGTTTATTGAATATTTTACCTCCAAAAGGCAAATCAACGTCTTAA
- a CDS encoding carboxylate-amine ligase, whose protein sequence is MHQFTIGIEEEYQIIDVESRDLVSHVSKIIEGGKAVLSENLKHEMHESMIEMETGICQNIQDARTELTNLRRHLINIAHEQNLRVAGGGTHPFSHWSDNPINQGERYVKIVDDMGDVARENLIFGLHVHIGIPNREEGVRIQNVMRYFLPHVYALSTNSPFWIGRNTGFKSYRQEIFVKFPRTGIPSYFNSLAEFDSYVDLLVKTGTIDNAKKIWWDLRVHPFYPTIEFRICDMPLRIDETVCLAAIMQSLVAKIYKLHQQNLSFRSYRRLLLNENKWRASKSGIDAHLIDFGKEESVPYPHLLKELLEFIDDVVDDLGCRNEVEYAWKILENGTGADRQLQIFRETGDLTKVVDYMISETEYGITHGEIIS, encoded by the coding sequence ATGCACCAGTTTACTATAGGAATCGAAGAAGAATATCAAATAATCGATGTTGAAAGCAGAGATCTAGTCTCTCACGTTTCCAAAATTATTGAAGGTGGAAAAGCAGTTTTAAGCGAAAATTTAAAACACGAAATGCATGAGTCCATGATTGAAATGGAAACAGGCATTTGTCAGAATATCCAGGATGCAAGAACAGAACTTACTAATCTGAGAAGACACCTGATTAATATTGCACATGAACAAAATCTTCGCGTAGCGGGAGGAGGAACGCATCCTTTTTCACATTGGTCCGACAATCCGATAAACCAAGGAGAGCGGTATGTGAAGATTGTGGATGATATGGGTGATGTAGCACGGGAAAATCTTATTTTCGGTCTTCATGTTCATATTGGAATCCCTAATCGTGAGGAAGGAGTAAGAATTCAAAATGTAATGCGTTATTTTCTTCCCCATGTGTATGCCTTGTCTACCAATTCTCCATTTTGGATAGGAAGAAACACGGGATTTAAATCGTATAGACAGGAGATTTTTGTAAAGTTTCCAAGAACAGGAATTCCCAGCTATTTTAACTCATTGGCTGAATTTGACAGCTATGTCGATCTTTTGGTAAAAACAGGAACCATAGACAATGCTAAAAAGATATGGTGGGATCTTCGCGTACATCCATTTTACCCTACCATTGAGTTTAGAATCTGCGATATGCCCTTAAGAATAGATGAAACCGTTTGTCTGGCTGCAATCATGCAAAGTCTGGTTGCAAAAATTTATAAACTTCACCAACAGAACTTAAGTTTCAGAAGTTATAGAAGATTATTACTTAATGAAAATAAGTGGCGTGCCTCTAAAAGTGGAATTGATGCCCATCTGATTGATTTTGGAAAAGAAGAATCTGTTCCTTATCCTCATCTATTAAAAGAATTACTTGAATTCATTGATGACGTTGTAGATGATCTGGGATGCCGGAACGAAGTAGAATATGCCTGGAAAATTCTTGAAAATGGAACCGGTGCTGACAGGCAGCTCCAGATCTTCAGAGAGACCGGTGATCTTACCAAAGTGGTCGATTATATGATTTCCGAGACGGAATATGGTATTACTCACGGCGAAATCATTTCATGA